CACCGCAGACCCCGTGGTGAGCATCGACCGCGCGGCCCGCACGGTGCGCACTCGATCCGGCGACGCGCACACCTACGACGCCCTGGTCCTCGCGACCGGCTCGTATGCATCGCGTCCGAGCGTGCAGGGCCACGAGCTGCCCGGCTCCTTCGTCTACCGGACCCTGGAGGACGTGACGCAGCTGCGCGGCCACGTGCAGGCGCGTACCGCGGAGCTCGGACGGACGCTGCGAGGCGTCGTCATCGGCGGGGGCCTGCTCGGGCTGGAGGCCGCGGGGGCGCTGCAGGGGATGGGCGTCGCGGCGACCGTCGTGCAGTCCTCGGACCGGCTGATGTCGGCCCAGCTCGACGTCGCCGGAGGCGGCATGCTGCAGCGCCTCATCGAGGCGCGTGGGCTGACCGTACGGACCGGGAGCCGCACCACGGCGCTCGTTCCCGACGAAACCGGCGCCGTCGGCGCCGTGCAGTTCCAGGACGGTGACACCGTCGACGCCGACGTGGTGGTCTTCACCGTCGGCGTGCGGCCTCGAGATGAACTCGCCGCGGACGCCGGACTCGCGCTGCACCGCACCGGCGGCGTCCTCATCGACGACTCCTGCCGCACCGAGGACGACCGGATCCTGGCCATCGGCGAGGTCGCCAGCTTCGACGGCCGCTCGGTGGGCCTCGTGGCTCCCGGGTACGCGATGGCCGAGGTCGCCGCCGCGGTGCTGCGCGGTGGCGAAGCGTCTTTCCCCGGTTACGACGACTCCACCAAGCTCAAGCTGTCCGGCGTCGACGTCGCCAGCTTCGGGGATGCGATGGCCACCACGCCGAACGCCCTCGACGTCGTCTACACCGATCCCATCGCCGGCGTGTACAAGAAGCTCGTGCTCTCGGACGACGCGAAGACGCTGCTGGGCGGCATCCTCGTCGGCGATGCATCCGCGTACGGTGCGCTGCGCCCGCTCGTGGGAGCCGCCCTCGGCGGTGATCCCGCCGCCTACCTGCTGCCGGAGGGGCTCACCGAGGCGCCCGTCGGCGAACTTCCGGATGCCGCGGTGGTGTGCTCCTGCGCCAACGTCACCGCCGGCCGCATCCGACAGGCCGTGCACGAGGAGGGCTGCACCGACGCCACGTCGGTGAAGAGCTGCACGCGGGCGGGCGCCACGTGCGGCTCGTGCGTGTTCATGGTCTCCAAGATCGTCGGCCAGGAGCTCGCCAAGACCGGCCAGGTCGCATCCACGGCCCTCTGCGAGCACTTCGACCTGTCGCGGCGGCAGCTCTTCGACGCGGTGCGCGTGTCGGAGCTGACGACGTTCAGTTCGATCATCGCCCGGTTCGGCCGCGGGCGCGGCTGCGACATCTGCAAGCCCGTGCTGGCGAGCATCCTGGCCGTGCTGGTCGGCGAGCACGTTCTCGAGGGCGAGAACGCCGCGCTGCAGGACACGAACGATCACGTCATGGCGAACATGCAGAAGGACGGGACGTACTCGGTCGTGCCGCGGATGCCCGGAGGCGAGGTCACCCCTGCGGGCCTGATCGCCATCGGGCGCATCGCCGACGACTACGGCCTGTACACGAAGATCACCGGCGGCCAGCGCATCGACATGTTCGGCGCGCGGCTGGAGCAGCTCCCGGCGATCTGGGGCCGCCTGGTGGGCGCCGGGTTCGAGTCGGGTCAGGCCTACGGCAAGGCGCTGCGCACCGTGAAGTCCTGCGTCGGCTCCACGTGGTGCCGGTACGGCGTGCTCGATTCGGTGGGCATGGCCGTGCAGCTCGAACTGCGCTACCGGGGCCTGCGCGCGCCCCACAAGCTGAAGGTCGGCGTCTCGGGATGCGCCCGCGAGTGCGCGGAGGCCCGCAGCAAGGACGTCGGGGTGATCGCCACGGAGGACGGCTGGAACATGTACGTCGGCGGCAACGGCGGCTTCTCGCCCCGGCATGCGCAGCTGCTGGCATCCGGCCTGGACGACGACGGGCTGATCCGCGCGATCGACCGGTTCTTCATGTACTACATCCGCACCGCCGACCGGCTGCAGCGCACCGCACCGTGGTGCGAGGAGCTGGAGGGCGGACTGGACGGGCTGAAGAGCGTGATCTTCGACGACGAGCTGGGCATCTGCGCGGATCTGGATGCCGCGATGGCTCGGCACGTCGAGCGGTACGAGGACGAATGGGCGGCGACGCTGCGCGATCCCGAGAAGCTTCGGCGCTTCAGCTCGTTCGTGAACGCCGCGGACACTCCCGATCCCTCGCTCGCGTACGTCGCCGAGCGCGGACAGGTGCGGCCGGCGACGGCCGATGAACGAGCCGCCGGTGGCGTGCTCATCGCAGGAACGACCTTGGAGGTACGGGGATGACCATCACAGCGGATGTCGAGACGCTGGTGCGCGTGTGCGCCGTGAGCGACCTGGAGGTGGAGCGCGGCAGCGCCGCGCTGTTCGGCTCCACGCAGATCGCCCTGTTCCGCCTCGCCGACGGGACGCTGCACGCCGTGTCCAATCGCGATCCCTACACCGGCGCGCAAGTGATGTCCCGCGGGATCGTGGGAACCCGCGATGACGCGCCCACGATCGCCTCACCGCTGCACAAGCAGGTCTTCGACCTGCGCACCGGGCTGTGCCTGGACACCAAGGGAGCAGAGCCGGCATCGCTCCGGGTCTGGGCGGTCGTGGAGCGGGACGGCGATGTTCTCCTGGACCTGACGCAGGAGCTGACCCAGGTCGTGGCGGAGGCGGCATGACGCTGATGCTGGGCGTCTCGCTCGCCGGTCGCGAGGTGCTTCTCGTCGGGGGCGGTCTGGTCACCGCCAGGCGGCTGCGTCGGTTCGTCGACGAGGGCGCCGTGGTGCGCGTGGTCGCCCCGCAGCTGCACCCTGAGACCGCACGTCTCGTCCGCGAGCACGGTGCGACCTGGCATCCGTGCCGTTTCCGCGCCCGCGACCTCGCCGGTGCCTGGCTCGTGCACGTCGCGACCGGCGACGCGGGCACGGACAGCCGCGTCGTGGGTCTGTGCGAGCGCCGCCGCGTGATCTGCATCAGCGCCGGCAACGGAGAGCACGGCTCCGCGCGGATGACGGCGCAGCTGGACACCGGTGACGTGACTGTCGCCGTCACCAGTACGCACGGCGCCGATCCTCGCCGCTCGGCCGCCGTGCGCGATGCGATCGACGACCTCATCGCGACGGGGAGCCTGCCGCTGCGGCGTCGGCGTCCGGCCCGTACCGGGCGGGTGGATCTGGTCGGGGGAGGCCCGGGTCCGGCGGATCTCATGACCGTGCGCGCACGGCGACTGATCGCCGAGGCCGACGTCATCGTGACCGACCGGCTCGGACCGGCCGCCGAGGTCATGCGCGGTCTCGACGCGGATGTGCAGGTGATCGATGTGGGCAAGCGGCCCGGTCATCATCCCGTGCCTCAGGAGGAGATCAACCGCATCATCGTCGAGCACGCGACCGCCGGCCGCCGTGTCGTGCGTCTGAAGGGCGGAGACCCGTTCGTGTTCGGACGGGGCGGCGAGGAGATGCAGGCGTGCCTCGAAGCGGGGGTCGCCGTGGACGTGACGCCTGCGCCGTCCAGCGCCATCGCGGTGCCTCAGGCCGCGGGCATCCCGGTCACGCATCGAGGCGTCGCCTCAGCGTTCCACGTGGTCAACGGGCAGGGTGCCATGGAGGTCTCCACGCTGGCCGCGATGGCGGACCCCACGGTGACGACGGTGGTGCTGATGGGCGTCGCGGCGCTCCCGCGGATCGTCTCCGACGCCCTGCGGCACGGCGTCGCGGCGGACCGTCCGATCGCCTTCGTGGAGAGCGGACACACACCGCAGCAGCGCACGACGCGCTCGACCCTAGGTCGCGCGGTCGCGGATGCTCAGCAGATCGGGCTGCGCAACCCCGCCGTGATCGTGATCGGAGATGTCGCGCGCGCAGGGCTCCTTCTGCCGGACGGGCCCTTCGTCCGGGCGGCTTCCGCGTGACCGCGCGCCCTGGCCCGGACGCCGTGCTGGAGGGCTGCGTGATCGTCATCGCCGCCGACCGTCGCTCCGCCGATCTGGCCGCCGCGCTGGAGCGTCGCGGGGCCGTCGTCCATTGCGCTCCTGCACTCAGCATCATCCCCGCGATCGATGACGACGAACTGATCACACGCACCCGAGAACTCATCGTTGAGCCGCCGGATATCGTCGTCGTGACGACCGGAGTGGGTCTGCGCGGCTGGATGGATGCCGTCGACCAGAACGATCTTCACGCCAGCCTGTCCGACGCTCTGGCGGGCGCGCGGTTCGTCGCCCGCGGCCCCAAGGCGCACGGCGCGATCCAGCAGGCCGGATTCACGGCCGACTGGGTCGCCGAGTCCGAGACCTCCGCCGAGGTGGCCGAGTACCTCATCGCCGACGGTGCGGCCGGGCGCAGGATCGCCGTCCAGCACCATGGCGCGGGCGCCGATGACCTGGATGAGCAGCTGGAGCGACACGGCGCACAGGTCGTGCCGCTCACCGTGTACCGCTGGGGGCCGCCGCCCGACCCGGACGTCGTCCGGCGATCGGTGCTGCAGACCGCCGCAGGGGGCGTGGATGCCGTGCTGTTCACCTCCGCGCCCGGAGCCCGCGAGTGGGTGCGCATCGCCGAGAGCCAGGGAGTGCTCGATCGCATCCGGGAGCGCGCGTACAGCGGCAGACTGCTGCTCGCGTCGGTCGGTCCGATCACCGCCGGGCCCCTCGACGACGTCGACCTGCCGACCCGGATCGCCGCACGCGGCCGGCTCGGTTCGCTCGTGCGCAGCGTGGTGGAGCACTACAGCGGCCGTGAGCCCCGGCTGGCGACGGCGGCGGGGGAGCTGCAGGTGCGCAGCGCCGGGGCGGTGCTGGACGGTCGTCTCATCGGGCTGTCACCCGCATCGGCCAGCATCCTCGGCGCGCTCTTCGACGCCCGCGGCCGGGTGCTCAGCAGGGAGGAGCTGGGGCATGCACTGCCACGGGGCGGCGAACGCGCCCATGCCGTGGAGATGGCGATCGCCCGCCTGCGTGATCGCCTCGGCGGCGGCGACACGGTGCAGACGGTGACCAAGCGCGGATATCGATTGACGACGGAGGAACCGGAATGACGACACTCATCGCCTGCTCGCACGGCACGAGCTCGCCGGAGGGCCGCGCGACGGTCTCACGGCTGGTCGCACTCGTGCAGGATCGGATGCCGGCGGTCCGGGTCGTGCCCGCGTTCGTCGATGTGCAGTCGCCGCGGGTCGACGTCGTCGTCGCGCGAGAGAGCCGCAGCGACACCACGGTCGTCGTCCCGCTGCTGCTCTCCTCGGGACACCACACCGCGGTGGACATCGCCAGCGCGGTGGCCGCTCACGCGCCCGCTCGCCAGACGGATCCGCTGGGTACGCATCCGCTGATCGCACATGTGCTCGCGACCCGGCTGCGCGCCGCAGTACGGGGCGCATGGCGGCCGGGTGACAGCGTGGTGCTCGCGGCGGCCGGATCCAGCGACCCGGCCGCCGCCGCCGATGTGGACGCGGCAGCGGAGAACCTGCGTCGCCTGGTGCCGGCACCGGTCACGGTGGGGTACGCGTCCGGTGCGGGTCCGCGCCTCGCCGAGGCCGTGTCCTCGTCTCGAGCCGACGGTGCGACGCGCGTCATCGCCGCCAGCCACATGCTCGCTCCGGGATTCTTCACCGGACTGGTCCGTCGCTCCGGTGCCGATGTCGTCTCGGCCCCGCTCGGCGCCGACCCGCGCGTCGCCGAGGTGATCATGGAGCGGTATCAGCACTCGCTCTGACATCGGACAGCAGTGAGGGGCGTGGCCGGCGGCCACGCCCCTCACTGCTGTCGTGCGGTCATCGACCACCCGGCTGCGAGACGAGTTCACGGATGTCGGCCTCGTCGAAGTGCGCGGCACGGGCATCCGCCTCGTCGACGACCGGTGCACTGACGACCGGGGCGCTGACGACGGGAGCGACGACGACGGGCCCGGTCGTGCGGCGCGGCGAGCGGAGGCGGGTGCGTCCGTGGGTGAAGTACAGCGGAAGCGCCACGAACAGCAGACCGCCGAAGAGGTTCCCGATCACCGTGGGGATCTCGTTCCAGATCAGGTAGTCCCAGAGCGTGAAATCAGCCCCCAGCATGAGCCCAGAGGGGAAGAGGAACATGTTCACGATCGAGTGCTCGAAGCCCATGTAGAAGAACAGCGTGATCGGCAGCCACATCGCCAGGACCTTGCTGGACAGGCTGTCGGATGCCATGGCCAGGACCACACCGGTCGAGACGAGCCAGTTGCAGAGCACGCCTCGGATGAACAGCGTGAGCATCCCGGCGAGTCCGTGATCGGCGTAACCCACCGTACGGCCGTGTCCGATCTCGCCGATCGCGTGCCCGACGGCGCTGGGCTCGGTGGAGAACCCGTAGGTGAAACAGACCGCCATCAGGACGGCGACCAGGACGGCCCCCATCAGGTTGCCCAGGAACACCAGGCCCCAGTTGCGCAGCATCGCTCGGATGGTCGCGCCCGGCCGCCGGGCGATCACGGCCAGCGGGCCGAGCGTGAAGACCCCGGTGAGCAGATCGAAGCCGAACAGGTACAGGATGACGAAGCCGATCGGGAAGAGCACCGCGCCGAGGAGCGGCTGCGCGGTCTGCGTCGACACGGTGACGGCGAAGGCGGCGCCCATGGTGAGCAGAGCCGCCCCCATGAAGGCACGGATGAGGGTGTCCCGGGCGGACAGCTGCATCTTGGCAGCGCCGGCGTCGATCATGCGGGCGACGAGCTCGGGTGGCTTGATGTAGGACACGGAACCTCCAGCGACGGGAGCCCGGCGGGCTCGGCTGCCCTCAGCCTCACCGCGCACCGTTTCGGGGGAGGGGCTGATCCGTTACGGCCGTGGAACGATCTGCTCACCTCGCCGCGGACGCGCAGTGAGATCGCCGCGTCGAGCGTGTCCGCGACCGCGACTAGCCTGGAAGCATGACGCCAGCCGCACCCCTGCTCTCCGGGCAGACGCCGCTTGCCGTGCGCATGCGGCCGGTCTCGCTCGACGAGGTCGCGGGTCAGAAGCATCTGCTGCGCGCGGGCTCGCCGATCGTGGCCCTCGCCGACCCCGACACGACCACGCCCGGTGCGGTCTCGATGATCCTCTGGGGGCCGCCAGGTACGGGCAAGACGACTCTGGCTCAGGCCATCGCGCGCTCCTCGGGCCGTCGCTTCATCGAGCTGTCCGCCATCACCGCCGGCGTGAAGGATGTCCGGGAGGTCATGCAGGACGCCGTGACCCAGCGCGACCTCTACGGGCAGACGACGATCCTGTTCCTCGACGAGATCCACCGCTTCACCAAGGCGCAGCAGGACGCGCTGCTGCCCGGCGTCGAGAACGGCTGGGTCATCCTCATCGCGGCCACCACCGAGAATCCGTCGTTCTCGGTGATCTCACCGCTGCTGTCACGGTCCCTGCTGCTCACCCTGCAGCCGCTCACCGATGACGAGATCGGCGAACTCGTCGACCGGGCGGTCACCGATGCGCGCGGGCTGTCGGGTGCGGTGACCGTCGCCGACGACGCACGGGCGGCGCTGATCCGCCTGGCCTCCGGAGACGCCCGGCGCGCTCTGACCGGCCTGGAGGCGGCTGCCGCCGTGGCGATGTCGCGGGCCGACGATGAGACCTCTGCGGTGGTCTCCGACGAGGATGTCGCGCAGGCCGTCGACCGTGCACTGCTGCGCTACGACCGCCAGGGCGATGAGCACTACGACGTCATCAGCGCGTTCATCAAGTCGATCCGCGGCTCGGATCCGGATGCCGCCGTGCACTACCTCGCGCGCATGATCGAGGCGGGGGAGGATCCCCGCTTCATCGCGCGGCGACTCGTGATCTCGGCCGCGGAGGACATCGGACTGGCCGATCCGCAGGCGCTCGTCATCGCGAACGCCGCCGCCGATGCCGTGGCGTTCATCGGGATGCCGGAGGGGCGCATCCCGCTCGCGGAGGCGACCATCTACCTGGCCACCACCGCCAAGTCGAACGCGGCGTACATGGCGATCAACCAGGCCATCGCCGATGTGCGCGCGGGCGGATTCGGGCGGGTCCCGATCCACCTGCGCGATGCGCACTACGCGGGTGCCAAGCGACTCGGGCACGGCAAGGGCTACCGGTATCCGCACGACAGCGATGCGGGCATCCTGCCGCAGCAGTACCTTCCCGACGAGCTGCAGAGTCGCCGGTACTACGAGCCGAAGAACCTCGGCGCCGAGCGCGACATCGCACCGCGACTGGAGCGCATCCGCAAGATCCTGGGCGACCGCTGAAGTCGGACCGCTGCGTCTGTTAGCATTGAACGGCTCGAAACCCAGTTTTCGGGCATCCCTCCACTCCTGAATCACTTCCCGACGCGCCCCGGCGTGCGCTGCGAGAAGGCGGAACCGAGGCGATACGCCCGTGAGACGTGAAAGACGCGTCCACGTCACGGAAGGAACACTTCGTGGTCACGAAGTCCCAGGACCGCCGCAAGGTCCGTCTCAGCCGCGCGCTGGGTATCCCGCTCACCCCGAAGGCCGCCCGCTACCTCGAGAAGCGTCCCTACGCTCCGGGTGAGCACGGCCGCACCAAGCGCAAGGCCGACAGCGACTACGCCGTCCGTCTGCGCGAGAAGCAGCGTCTTCGCGAGCAGTACGGCATCCGCGAGAAGCAGCTCCGCATCGCGTTCAATGAGTCCCGCCGCAAGGACGGCCTGACCGGTGAGAACCTGGTCGAGCTCCTCGAGATGCGTCTCGACGCACTCGTGGTGCGTTCGGGCTTCGCCCGCACCACGGCGCAGGCCCGTCAGCTGGTCGTGCACCGCCACATCCTCGTCGACGGCCAGCTCGTCGACCGCCCGTCCTTCCGCGTGAAGCCGGGTCAGCTCATCCACGTCAAGGCCAAGTCCGAGGCGCTCGAGCCCTTCCAGGTCGCAGCCGCCGGCGGTCACGCCGAGGTCCTGCCCCCGGTTCCGGCTTACCTCGAGGTCGAGCTGGACAAGCTGCAGGCCCGCCTGGTCCGTCGTCCGAAGCGCGCCGAGGTCCCCGTGACCTGTGAAGTGCAGCTCGTCGTCGAGTACTACGCAGCCCGCTGATATCAGCACGCACGAGAGGCGCCGGGGGATTCCCCGGCGCCTCTCGTCGTAGGATGGCGGAATGAAGAATCTGAGCTGGTTCCTGATCGGTGTGATCGGCGGGTTCGTCGCCGCGCACTTCATGAACAAGGACCCTCGTGGTCAGGAGATCTTCGCCGAGGTCGATGCGCGCATCTCGGAGTTCGCCGGCATCCTCGGCCAGGCGTACCGCCAGCAGGAGGCGCGCCTGTCGGACCCTGCAGACGACTGACCACGATTTCGAATCGAGCCGCGTCCCGAGGACGCGGCTCCGCCACGCAAGGAAACCCACGAGCACTATGAGAACTGCGGAGATCGCGCAGCGCTACCTCGATTACTTCGAGAAGAACGACCACCTCATCGTCCCTTCGGCCTCTCTGGTCAGCGACGATCCGTCGTTGCTGTTCACGGTCGCCGGAATGGTGCCGATGATCCCGTATCTGACGGGTGTCGTTCCTGCGCCTCACCCCCGCATCGCGGACGTGCAGAAGTGCATCCGCACCAATGACATCGAAGAGGTCGGACGCACGGCGCGCCACGGCACGTTCTTCCAGATGCTCGGCAACTGGTCCTTCGGCGACTACTTCAAGGAAGGCGCGATCCGCTACGCGTGGGAGCTGCTGACGTCTTCCGAGTCCGACGGCGGACTCGGGTTCGATGAGAAGGACCTCTGGGTCACGGTCTACGAGACCGATGACGAGGCGGAGTCCATCTGGCGCGACATCATCGGCCTCAAGCCCGAGCGCATCCAGCGCCTCGGCCGCGCCGACAACTACTGGAACACCGGTCAGCCCGGCCCTGGCGGACCGGACTCCGAGATCTTCTTCGACCGCGGTCCCGCGTACGGTCGCGACGGCGGTCCGGCCGTCGACGACAGCCGGTTCCTGGAGATCTGGAACCTCGTGTTCATGCAGGACTTCATCGACAACATCCGCGGCAAGACCGAGTTCGACATCACGGGCGAGCTGCCGATGAAGAACATCGACACCGGCATGGGCCTGGAGCGGGTCGCGTTCCTCAAGCAGGGCGTCGAGAACATGTACGAGACCGACCAGGTGCGCCCGGTGCTGGATCGCGCGGTCGAGCTCTCCGGCCGCACCTACGGCGCGGTGCACGAGGACGACGTGCGCTTCCGTGTGGTCGCCGATCACGTGCGCTCCTCGCTGATGCTGCTCTCCGACGGCATCCGCCCCTCCAACGAGGGTCGCGGCTACATCCTGCGCCGCCTGATGCGCCGCACGGTGCGCTCGATGCGCCTGCTCGGTGTCGATGCACCGTCGTTCCCCGAGCTCTTCGAGGCATCGCGCGACGCCATGAAGTCCTCGTACCCCGAGCTGGAGAAGGACTGGGGCGTGCTGTCCTCGGCTGCCTTCGCCGAGGAGGAGACGTTCCGTCGCACGCTCGCGCAGGGATCCACCATCCTCGATCTCGCGCTGAGCGAGACGAAGAAGAAGGGCGCGGCCACGCTGAGCGGCCCCGAGGCGTTCCTGCTGCACGACACGTACGGATTCCCGATCGACCTCACCCTCGAGGTCGCCGAGGAGGCCGGCCTGTCCGTCGACCGCACCGCGTTCGACTCGCTCATGACCGAGCAGCGCGAGCGCGCCAAGGCCGATGCCCGCAACCGCAAGCGCCAGCTGGCGGATGTCTCGGTGTACCGGCAGTTCCGCGCGCTCGGTGAGACCGGTTACCTGGGATACACCGACCTGCAGGCCGACTCCCGCATCCTCGGCATCATCGTCGACGGCGCACCCGTGCAGACGGCGTCCGAGGGCCAGGTGGCGGAGGTCATCCTCGCCGAGACCACTCTCTACGCGGAGTCCGGCGGCCAGGTCGCCGACAAGGGCACCATCGTCGGCACCGGCTTCGAGCTGGACGTGCTGGACGTGCAGCGTCCGGTTCCCGGACTGATCAGTCACACCGTGCACGTCGCCTCGGGCGCCGTGGCGATCGACGACCGTGCGACCACCGTGGTGGATGCCGCCAACCGGCGCGCGGCTCGTCAGGCGCACTCGGCCACGCACCTCGTGCACGCCGCGCTGCGGGACACGCTCGGCCAGACGGCCACGCAGGCGGGTTCGCTGAACCGTGCGGGCTACATGCGCTTCGACTTCGCATGGTCGCAGCCGCTGTCGGCGGAGACCCGCACGGAGATCGAGGACATCGCCAATCGCGCCGTCAACGACGCGCTCGAGGTCACCACCCGCATCGTGTCGCTCGATGAGGCGAAGGAAGCCGGCGCCATGGCGCTGTTCGGCGAGAAGTACGGCGACGTCGTCCGCATGGTCGACATCGGCGGTCCCTGGTCTCGCGAGCTCTGCGCGGGCACGCACGTCTCCTCGAGCTCCGAGATCGGTCTCGTCAGCGTCGTCGGCGAATCGTCGGTCGGCGCGTCGAACCGCCGCATCGAGGCGCTCGTGGGTCAGGACGCGTTCCGCGAGCTCGCCGCGGAGCGAACGATCGTCTCGCAGCTGTCCGCGGCACTGAAGGCGCCGCGCGACCAGCTGTCCTCGCGCATCGAAGAGCTGCAGGCGAATCTGAAGGCTGCCGAGAAGCGGATCGCACGGTTCGAAGCCAAGGAGCGCGAGGGTCGGGTTCCCGCTCTCGCCGAGGGCGCGCGGATGGTCGGTGTCCACCGCGTCGCCGCGACGTCGCTGGGCGAAGTCGGCTCCGCGGATGACGTCCGCACCCTGGCGTTGAGCGTACGCGAGCGTCTCGGGTCGGACGCGGCCGTGGTGGCGTTCGGCGGCATCGTCGGCGGACGTCCGATCGTGGTCGTCGCGACGAACGACGCCGCCCGCGCGGTGGGTGCGAAGGCCGGTGCGCTGGTGCGCATCGCGGCCGGCGTGCTCGGCGGGGGCGGTGGCGGCAAGGACGACGTCGCACAGGGCGGCGGAACCGACGCCACGGCGCTGGACGCCGCGCTGGAGGCCATCGTCACGGAGCTCACGGCAGCGTGACCGGCTTCCGTCGCGGCACCCGGCTCGGCATCGACGTGGGGAAGGCGCGCGTCGGTGTGGCCCGGTGCGATCCGGACGGCATGCTCGCGGTTCCCGTGGAGACGGTGCCGCGCTCGGACGCCTCGATCGATCGCATCCAGCAGCTCGCGCAGGAGTGGGAGCCGCTGGAGATCATCGTCGGCCTGCCCGTGAACATGCGCGGCGAGGACACCCCCTCGACGACCGATGCGCGCGAATTCGCCGCGGCGATCGCCCGGCGCACCGGAGTCTCCGTGCGGATGGTGGACGAGCGGCTCAGCACCGTCACGGCGCACGCGGCGCTGCGCTCTTCGGGGAGATCTCAGAAGAAGTCTCGTAGCATTGTCGACCAGGTGGCGGCGGTCGTGTTCCTGCAGCACGCCATCGACACCGAGAAGAGCACCGGTACCCCGGCCGGTGCGTTGATAGATTTCGATGAGGAGTCCGTCCACGATGACTGACGCCGACGATTCCCCGCACCACGACGGTCTGGGCCGTCTGTTCGACAACCTCCCGACCGCGGCGTCGAACCTCCCCGAGCGCTCAGCCCGCGAGGAGCCGGCACCCGGCTCGCGCCGTGCGCTGCGGGCAGCTCGGGAGAGCACGGAAGCCCCGAGCACGCAATCGGATGCCGCAGCCGACAAACCCACCAGCGCGTCCGAGCCTGCTGCTGCACCCGTGCCCGCCGGCGCACCCGTGCCCGCCGCTGCTCCCGCTTTCGCCCCCGTTCAGGCCGCACCCGCTGCGGCCGAGCCCGCAGTCGTGGGGGAGACCGCGGATGGACGATCCGCCGAAGGCGACCAGCTCGATGACCTGTTCGCCCCCGAGCGCCATCACAGCGCGCCGACCAGGAAGCGCGGTCGCGGCTGTCTGATCGGACTGATCATCGTGCTCGTGCTGCTGGGCGGCATCGCGGCCGGCGGTGCATGGGTCTACAACACCTACCAGACCAAGATCGACGATCTGATGGGCTGGGGCGAGCCGAAGGACTACGAGGCCGGACAGGCCACCGGCGAGGCCCTGGTGACCATCAGGAAGGGCGACACCGGCTCGCCGGTGTCGACTGCGCTGTTCAACGCGGGCGTGACGAAGACGAAGAGCGTCTTCTACGACTATCTCGTCGCCGAAGGCTCGGCGGCCACGTTCTACCCCGGCGTCTACAAGCTGCAGAAGAAGATGACCGCAGCCGCGGCGTTGAAGGCTCTCGAGGAGCCCTCGAACCGCATGGAGAACACCGTGCGCATCAGCGAGGGCGGCACGGTCGCGTCCTCACTGCCGCAGATCGTCGACGGCGTCGGCATCCCGCTGGCGGACCTGCAGGCGGCGATCAAGGACCCGACCGTCTACGGGGTGCAGGCGAAGACCCTCGAGGGATGGCTGTTCCCGGCGGTGTACACGTTCGATCCCGGTGCCACCGCGAAGGACGTCATCGCCCGCATGGTCGCCCGCACCCAGGAGTCGCTCGCGAAGGTCGGCGTCCCCGCGGACGATGCGCAGCGCGTGCTCGCGATCGCCTCCATCGTTCAGCGCGAGGGCCA
Above is a genomic segment from Microbacterium sp. W4I4 containing:
- the nirB gene encoding nitrite reductase large subunit NirB, whose amino-acid sequence is MTVELMTPARILVVGAGMVAHRFVDSLLSGADSRWAVTVIGEEQHAPYDRVGLTSFFTGATPETLTLDRTVFDDQRVTLLTADPVVSIDRAARTVRTRSGDAHTYDALVLATGSYASRPSVQGHELPGSFVYRTLEDVTQLRGHVQARTAELGRTLRGVVIGGGLLGLEAAGALQGMGVAATVVQSSDRLMSAQLDVAGGGMLQRLIEARGLTVRTGSRTTALVPDETGAVGAVQFQDGDTVDADVVVFTVGVRPRDELAADAGLALHRTGGVLIDDSCRTEDDRILAIGEVASFDGRSVGLVAPGYAMAEVAAAVLRGGEASFPGYDDSTKLKLSGVDVASFGDAMATTPNALDVVYTDPIAGVYKKLVLSDDAKTLLGGILVGDASAYGALRPLVGAALGGDPAAYLLPEGLTEAPVGELPDAAVVCSCANVTAGRIRQAVHEEGCTDATSVKSCTRAGATCGSCVFMVSKIVGQELAKTGQVASTALCEHFDLSRRQLFDAVRVSELTTFSSIIARFGRGRGCDICKPVLASILAVLVGEHVLEGENAALQDTNDHVMANMQKDGTYSVVPRMPGGEVTPAGLIAIGRIADDYGLYTKITGGQRIDMFGARLEQLPAIWGRLVGAGFESGQAYGKALRTVKSCVGSTWCRYGVLDSVGMAVQLELRYRGLRAPHKLKVGVSGCARECAEARSKDVGVIATEDGWNMYVGGNGGFSPRHAQLLASGLDDDGLIRAIDRFFMYYIRTADRLQRTAPWCEELEGGLDGLKSVIFDDELGICADLDAAMARHVERYEDEWAATLRDPEKLRRFSSFVNAADTPDPSLAYVAERGQVRPATADERAAGGVLIAGTTLEVRG
- the nirD gene encoding nitrite reductase small subunit NirD encodes the protein MTITADVETLVRVCAVSDLEVERGSAALFGSTQIALFRLADGTLHAVSNRDPYTGAQVMSRGIVGTRDDAPTIASPLHKQVFDLRTGLCLDTKGAEPASLRVWAVVERDGDVLLDLTQELTQVVAEAA
- the cobA gene encoding uroporphyrinogen-III C-methyltransferase; the protein is MTLMLGVSLAGREVLLVGGGLVTARRLRRFVDEGAVVRVVAPQLHPETARLVREHGATWHPCRFRARDLAGAWLVHVATGDAGTDSRVVGLCERRRVICISAGNGEHGSARMTAQLDTGDVTVAVTSTHGADPRRSAAVRDAIDDLIATGSLPLRRRRPARTGRVDLVGGGPGPADLMTVRARRLIAEADVIVTDRLGPAAEVMRGLDADVQVIDVGKRPGHHPVPQEEINRIIVEHATAGRRVVRLKGGDPFVFGRGGEEMQACLEAGVAVDVTPAPSSAIAVPQAAGIPVTHRGVASAFHVVNGQGAMEVSTLAAMADPTVTTVVLMGVAALPRIVSDALRHGVAADRPIAFVESGHTPQQRTTRSTLGRAVADAQQIGLRNPAVIVIGDVARAGLLLPDGPFVRAASA
- a CDS encoding uroporphyrinogen-III synthase, producing the protein MTARPGPDAVLEGCVIVIAADRRSADLAAALERRGAVVHCAPALSIIPAIDDDELITRTRELIVEPPDIVVVTTGVGLRGWMDAVDQNDLHASLSDALAGARFVARGPKAHGAIQQAGFTADWVAESETSAEVAEYLIADGAAGRRIAVQHHGAGADDLDEQLERHGAQVVPLTVYRWGPPPDPDVVRRSVLQTAAGGVDAVLFTSAPGAREWVRIAESQGVLDRIRERAYSGRLLLASVGPITAGPLDDVDLPTRIAARGRLGSLVRSVVEHYSGREPRLATAAGELQVRSAGAVLDGRLIGLSPASASILGALFDARGRVLSREELGHALPRGGERAHAVEMAIARLRDRLGGGDTVQTVTKRGYRLTTEEPE
- a CDS encoding sirohydrochlorin chelatase encodes the protein MTTLIACSHGTSSPEGRATVSRLVALVQDRMPAVRVVPAFVDVQSPRVDVVVARESRSDTTVVVPLLLSSGHHTAVDIASAVAAHAPARQTDPLGTHPLIAHVLATRLRAAVRGAWRPGDSVVLAAAGSSDPAAAADVDAAAENLRRLVPAPVTVGYASGAGPRLAEAVSSSRADGATRVIAASHMLAPGFFTGLVRRSGADVVSAPLGADPRVAEVIMERYQHSL